A section of the Methanosarcina mazei S-6 genome encodes:
- a CDS encoding DUF2150 family protein, giving the protein MPEHEMNQVPPYEFYTQKRWENWLGRAKESGFQIKESEEEASKESAVFVNMVDDVILACLKVTARFEKEMLSKEMTLHILEEIRDIVLAEVEPISEDIDLMIDSVQTSLMGALVAFECYAMGDYEEGADINELIKAAIDAEASDNLELALDYTAQCGAIVLKGQTLPEEVMADLPYGIVAEWLDGIDSISAAMVGSDSYKEFDEDDEDDAI; this is encoded by the coding sequence GTGCCTGAACATGAAATGAACCAGGTCCCCCCCTATGAATTTTATACCCAAAAGCGCTGGGAAAACTGGCTCGGACGGGCAAAGGAAAGCGGTTTTCAGATCAAAGAGTCTGAAGAAGAAGCCAGCAAGGAAAGTGCTGTATTCGTTAATATGGTAGATGATGTAATTCTTGCCTGCCTGAAAGTGACCGCACGCTTTGAAAAGGAGATGCTCTCCAAAGAAATGACTTTACATATTCTTGAGGAGATCAGAGATATCGTTCTTGCCGAGGTCGAACCTATTTCCGAGGATATTGACCTTATGATTGATTCGGTACAGACCTCTTTAATGGGCGCGCTCGTCGCCTTTGAATGCTATGCCATGGGCGACTACGAGGAAGGAGCAGATATCAATGAGCTTATAAAAGCAGCAATTGATGCCGAAGCCTCGGATAACCTTGAACTCGCTCTTGATTACACTGCACAGTGCGGTGCAATCGTGCTCAAAGGGCAGACCCTGCCGGAAGAGGTAATGGCTGATCTTCCATACGGAATTGTTGCAGAATGGCTTGACGGGATTGATTCTATCTCAGCAGCAATGGTAGGCAGCGACAGTTATAAAGAATTCGATGAAGATGATGAGGACGATGCAATATAA
- a CDS encoding UPF0179 family protein: MTESDTKITLIGSRLAREGLEFIFKGEMPECKKCRLKNTCLNLEPGRRYKVVRIKSNDIHECFLHDSGVLAVDVSRAPITTSVESRKAVQGAKIMYEPAKCGKRECAEYETCHPEGLIKGDKCKIVEVLESLDSKCEAGISLKKVKLAW; this comes from the coding sequence ATGACAGAAAGCGATACCAAAATAACACTCATCGGATCACGGCTGGCAAGGGAAGGTCTGGAATTCATATTCAAAGGTGAAATGCCTGAATGCAAGAAATGCCGTTTGAAGAACACCTGCCTTAACCTTGAACCCGGTCGCAGGTATAAAGTTGTTAGAATTAAAAGCAATGATATACACGAATGTTTCCTGCACGACAGCGGGGTTCTTGCGGTGGATGTCAGCAGGGCTCCCATCACAACAAGTGTGGAGTCCAGAAAAGCAGTTCAAGGGGCAAAAATTATGTATGAGCCCGCCAAATGTGGCAAGAGAGAGTGTGCTGAGTATGAGACATGCCACCCTGAAGGGCTTATAAAAGGGGACAAATGCAAAATTGTAGAGGTCCTCGAGAGCCTTGATTCAAAATGCGAAGCCGGCATTTCCTTGAAAAAGGTAAAGCTTGCATGGTGA